In Stutzerimonas stutzeri, a genomic segment contains:
- the rapA gene encoding RNA polymerase-associated protein RapA translates to MAQQYLPGQRWISDSEAELGLGTILMQDGRMLTVLYPATGETRQYAARSAPLTRVRFVPGDEITHFEGWKMTVREVDDVDGLLVYHGLTAQNEARTLPETQLSNFIQFRLASDRLFAGQIDPLNWFKLRYHTLENQSKQLTSSLWGLGGVRAQPIAHQLHIAREVADRIAPRVLLADEVGLGKTIEAGLVIHRQLLSGRANRVLILVPENLQHQWLVEMRRRFNLQVALFDDERFIESDASNPFEDTQLALVSLEWLKDDERAQDAAFAAGWDLLVVDEAHHLVWHPEDASAEYKLVEQLAEVIPGVLLLTATPEQLGQESHFARLRLLDPNRFHDLEAFRAESASYQPVAQAVQELLDEGRLSQEAHQTIHNFLGAEGEALLAAATDGDIEASSRLIRELLDRHGTGRLLFRNTRAAVRGFPERQLHPYPLPCPAEYLELPLGEHAELYPEVSFQTQQEVPDAQNRWWTFDPRVEWLIDTLKMLKKFKVLVICAHAETALDLEDALRVRSGIPATVFHEGMSILERDRAAAYFADEEFGAQVLICSEIGSEGRNFQFAHHLVLFDLPAHPDLLEQRIGRLDRIGQAHVIQLHVPYLETSPQERLFKWYHEALNAFLNTCPTGNALQHQFGPRLLNQLEEGDDDEFQALIDEARAERERLEAELHAGRDRLLELNSGGGEQGKALVEAIEEQDDQFALPIYMEELFDAFGIDSEDHSENALILRPSEKMLDASFPLGDDEAVTITYDREQALAREDMQFLTWEHPMVQGGMDLVLSGSMGNTAVALIKNKALKPGTVLLELLFVSEVVAPRALQLNRFLPPLALRCLLDSNGNDLAAKVAFETLTDQLESVPRASANKFIQAQRDVLAVQISDAEAKIAPRHSERVAEAQRKLKASLDEELARLTALQAVNPSVRDSEIEALRKQREEGLAMLEKAALRLEAIRVLVAG, encoded by the coding sequence ATGGCGCAGCAGTATCTACCGGGGCAACGCTGGATCAGCGACAGCGAAGCGGAACTCGGTCTGGGAACCATCCTCATGCAGGATGGACGGATGCTCACCGTGCTCTACCCGGCGACAGGCGAAACCCGCCAGTACGCCGCACGCAGCGCCCCACTGACCCGCGTGCGCTTCGTTCCCGGTGATGAAATCACCCATTTCGAAGGCTGGAAGATGACCGTGCGCGAAGTCGACGACGTCGACGGCCTGCTGGTCTATCACGGCCTCACCGCGCAGAACGAAGCCCGCACGCTGCCTGAAACCCAGCTGTCGAATTTCATCCAGTTCCGCCTCGCCAGCGACCGCCTGTTCGCCGGCCAGATCGATCCGCTGAACTGGTTCAAACTGCGCTACCACACGCTGGAAAACCAGAGCAAACAGCTGACCTCTTCGCTGTGGGGCCTGGGTGGCGTGCGCGCGCAACCCATCGCGCACCAGTTGCACATCGCCCGCGAAGTTGCCGACCGCATCGCCCCGCGCGTGCTGCTGGCGGACGAAGTGGGCCTGGGCAAAACCATCGAAGCCGGCCTGGTAATCCATCGCCAGCTGCTGTCGGGGCGCGCCAACCGCGTGCTGATCCTGGTTCCGGAGAACCTGCAGCATCAGTGGCTGGTGGAAATGCGCCGCCGCTTCAACCTGCAGGTCGCGCTGTTCGACGACGAGCGTTTCATCGAGAGCGATGCCAGCAACCCCTTCGAAGACACTCAGCTGGCTCTGGTCTCGCTGGAATGGCTGAAGGACGACGAACGTGCCCAGGACGCCGCCTTCGCGGCCGGCTGGGATCTGCTGGTGGTGGACGAGGCGCATCACCTGGTCTGGCATCCGGAAGACGCCAGCGCCGAATACAAGCTGGTCGAGCAGTTGGCCGAAGTCATTCCTGGCGTCCTGCTGCTCACCGCAACACCCGAACAGCTCGGTCAGGAAAGCCACTTCGCCCGCCTGCGCCTGCTCGACCCCAACCGTTTCCACGACCTCGAAGCCTTCCGGGCCGAAAGCGCCAGCTACCAGCCGGTCGCCCAGGCGGTCCAGGAGCTGCTCGACGAGGGTCGTTTGTCGCAGGAAGCGCACCAGACCATCCACAATTTCCTCGGCGCCGAAGGCGAAGCGCTGCTCGCTGCGGCCACCGATGGCGACATCGAAGCCAGCAGCCGATTGATCCGCGAATTGCTCGACCGCCACGGCACCGGCCGCCTGCTGTTCCGCAACACCCGCGCCGCGGTACGCGGCTTCCCCGAGCGTCAGCTGCATCCGTACCCACTGCCCTGCCCAGCCGAATATTTGGAACTGCCACTGGGTGAGCACGCGGAGCTGTATCCGGAAGTCAGCTTCCAGACCCAGCAGGAAGTACCCGATGCGCAGAACCGCTGGTGGACGTTCGACCCGCGTGTCGAATGGCTGATCGACACCCTGAAGATGCTGAAGAAATTCAAGGTGCTGGTCATCTGCGCACACGCCGAGACCGCGCTGGATCTCGAAGACGCCCTGCGCGTGCGCTCCGGCATCCCCGCGACCGTGTTCCATGAGGGCATGAGCATCTTGGAGCGCGACCGCGCCGCTGCCTATTTCGCCGATGAGGAGTTCGGCGCGCAAGTGCTGATCTGCTCCGAGATCGGCAGCGAAGGCCGCAACTTCCAGTTCGCCCATCACCTGGTGCTGTTCGATCTGCCGGCCCACCCCGACCTGCTGGAACAGCGCATCGGCCGTCTCGACCGGATCGGTCAGGCCCACGTCATCCAGCTGCACGTGCCCTATCTGGAAACCAGCCCGCAGGAACGCCTGTTCAAGTGGTATCACGAGGCACTGAACGCCTTCCTCAACACCTGCCCCACCGGCAACGCGCTGCAGCATCAGTTCGGCCCGCGCCTGCTAAACCAGCTGGAAGAAGGGGACGATGACGAGTTCCAGGCGCTCATCGACGAAGCCCGCGCCGAGCGCGAGCGGCTGGAAGCAGAATTGCACGCCGGCCGCGACCGTCTGCTGGAGCTCAATTCGGGCGGCGGCGAACAAGGCAAGGCGCTGGTCGAAGCCATCGAAGAGCAGGACGACCAGTTCGCCCTGCCGATCTATATGGAAGAGCTGTTCGACGCCTTCGGCATCGACAGTGAAGACCACTCCGAAAACGCCCTGATCCTGCGTCCCAGCGAAAAGATGCTCGACGCCAGCTTCCCGCTCGGCGACGACGAAGCTGTGACCATCACCTACGACCGCGAGCAGGCGTTGGCGCGCGAAGACATGCAGTTCCTCACCTGGGAACACCCCATGGTGCAGGGCGGCATGGACCTGGTGCTGTCCGGCTCCATGGGCAATACCGCGGTGGCGCTGATCAAGAACAAGGCGCTCAAGCCCGGCACCGTCCTGCTGGAACTCTTGTTCGTCAGTGAAGTGGTGGCGCCGCGTGCCCTGCAGCTCAATCGCTTCCTGCCGCCGCTGGCGTTGCGCTGCCTGCTGGACTCGAACGGCAACGACCTGGCAGCCAAAGTCGCGTTCGAGACGCTGACCGATCAGCTGGAAAGCGTCCCGCGGGCCAGCGCCAACAAGTTCATTCAGGCCCAGCGCGATGTGTTGGCGGTGCAGATTTCCGATGCCGAAGCCAAGATCGCCCCGCGTCATAGCGAGCGTGTCGCCGAAGCGCAGCGCAAGCTCAAGGCCAGTCTCGACGAAGAGTTGGCGCGCCTGACCGCGTTGCAGGCCGTCAACCCGAGCGTGCGTGACAGCGAGATCGAAGCCCTGCGCAAGCAGCGCGAAGAAGGCCTGGCGATGCTGGAAAAAGCGGCGCTGCGCCTGGAGGCGATTCGCGTGCTGGTTGCCGGCTGA
- the ccoM gene encoding cytochrome c oxidase subunit CcoM, which produces MFVDNVVLAGVVTVGLMVVFLGGFGYFIWKDAQKKR; this is translated from the coding sequence ATGTTCGTCGATAATGTGGTGCTCGCAGGGGTAGTCACGGTCGGCCTGATGGTCGTCTTCCTCGGCGGTTTCGGATATTTCATCTGGAAGGATGCGCAAAAGAAGCGTTGA
- a CDS encoding DEAD/DEAH box helicase, giving the protein MKPTPVHDALAAFHPAVAGWFSRSFPAPTPAQTRAWPLIRSGQSTLVAAPTGSGKTLTAFLAALDQLVQQGLAEGGLPDETAVLYVSPLKALSNDIHLNLEQPLAGISAELQHLGLPPLEIRTAVRTGDTPQAERAAMRKRVPHILVTTPESLYVLLGSESGRQMLAGVRSVIVDEIHAIAGNKRGSHLALSLERLEALCGRPLVRVGLSATQKPIEAVADYLVGVGRRCEVVDIGHGRARDLALEVPPVPLEAVMSNDVWELVYDRLAALAVEHRTTLVFVNTRRMTERAARHLSERLGNAVVAAHHGSLAREQRLDAEQRLKRGELRVLVATASLELGIDIGDVELVCQLGSPRSISAFLQRVGRAGHQVGGVSKGRLFPNSRDDLIECTALLDSVRRGELDTLVIPAAPLDVLAQQIIAEVSCREWQEDALLALVRRAMPYATLSEENYQALLAMLAEGYTTRHGARGAYLHRDVVNRSLRGRRGGRLTALTSGGTIADNADYSVLLEPQGFNIGTVNEDFAVESLAGDVFQLGNTAYRIIRIEAGRVRVEDAQGQPPNIPFWLGEAPGRSDELSAAVARLRGEIDERLAEMDFCRSALARDSETAAVSTFASKLAPAKAAGEASQTTSRLQPAIDWLMDTLGLPDAAARQIVEYLARTRSALGALPTQQRLIMERFFDESGGTQLVIHSPYGSRINRAWGLALRKRFCRTFNFELQAAATEDAIIFSLSTSHSFPLEEVWRYLHSNSAEGVLIQALLDAPLFGVRWRWNATTALALPRMAGGRKVAPQLQRMKSEDLLATVFPDQVACLENIVGEREIPEHPLVAQTLDDCLHDAMDSEGWLALLRRIEGGEIELSARDLPMPSPLAMEVLGARPYAFLDDAPLEERRTQAVLNRRWSDPESSDDLGALDAAAIEAVREEAWPQARNPDELHEALMGLVCLAEAEVQADPQWSEWLSELARGGRATRMQVAQERALWLPIERLALLQAIYPSACCEPTLTPLPGFDLPSSEDDALLELIRARLTGFGPLRIPLIARPLALPASAVALALTRLESEGYVLRGRFTPGTSEEEWCERHLLARIHRYTVKRLRREIEPVERADFMRFLFDWQHLSDATRMQGRDALGPVVEQLEGFQAAAGAWENDLLPARLKDYGGPWLDELCRSGRIVWTRLAGRIKASSGPVRGTPIVLLPRRHLSAWYALASDAPQPELSSRAQRVFETLQAQGALFFDELQHEAHLLRSELEDALGELVAVGLVNADSFAGLRALLAPAAKRSRSSRQSRGGAFIGGMADAGRWALVRKATATTADPAPARRPPLDPEALEHIAMVLLRRYGVVFWRLLDREADWLPPWRDLLRVYHRLEARGEIRGGRFVAGLPGEQFALPEAVGLLREIRKRPLSGEMIAVSAVDPLNQVGTLLPGERVPAVAGNRILYRDGVPLGLLIAGKPELLVELDEDDQRKARQLLAVARR; this is encoded by the coding sequence ATGAAACCGACCCCCGTTCACGATGCGCTGGCTGCGTTCCACCCTGCGGTAGCCGGTTGGTTCAGCCGCAGCTTCCCAGCGCCGACTCCGGCCCAGACGCGTGCGTGGCCGCTGATCCGTTCCGGTCAATCGACGCTGGTGGCCGCGCCTACCGGCTCCGGTAAAACGTTGACGGCCTTTCTCGCCGCGCTTGATCAGTTGGTCCAGCAAGGTTTGGCCGAGGGCGGCCTGCCCGACGAAACAGCAGTGCTCTACGTTTCGCCGCTCAAAGCGCTGTCTAACGATATCCACTTGAATCTGGAACAGCCGCTGGCAGGGATTTCCGCTGAGTTGCAACACCTCGGGCTGCCGCCGCTGGAGATTCGTACCGCGGTGCGCACGGGCGATACGCCGCAGGCCGAGCGCGCGGCGATGCGCAAACGGGTACCGCACATCCTGGTAACCACTCCGGAATCGCTCTATGTGCTGTTGGGCTCCGAATCCGGTCGGCAGATGCTGGCGGGCGTCCGTAGCGTCATCGTCGACGAGATTCATGCGATCGCTGGAAACAAGCGCGGCAGCCATCTGGCGTTGTCGCTGGAACGCCTCGAAGCCCTTTGCGGACGACCGCTGGTGCGCGTCGGCTTGTCGGCAACGCAGAAGCCGATCGAGGCGGTGGCGGATTATCTGGTTGGCGTTGGCCGCCGCTGCGAAGTCGTCGACATCGGACATGGGCGTGCGCGCGACCTGGCGCTCGAAGTGCCGCCGGTACCGCTGGAAGCGGTGATGAGCAATGACGTATGGGAATTGGTCTACGATCGTCTGGCGGCCTTGGCGGTTGAGCACCGAACCACCCTGGTGTTCGTCAATACGCGTCGGATGACCGAGCGGGCTGCTCGGCATCTCAGCGAGCGCCTCGGCAACGCGGTGGTTGCGGCGCACCATGGCAGCCTGGCCCGCGAGCAGCGATTGGACGCCGAACAACGGCTGAAGCGTGGCGAACTGAGAGTGCTGGTGGCCACTGCCTCGCTGGAGCTGGGCATCGACATCGGCGATGTGGAGCTGGTCTGCCAACTCGGCTCGCCGCGCTCCATTTCCGCCTTTCTTCAACGCGTCGGTCGTGCTGGGCATCAGGTCGGCGGTGTCTCCAAAGGGCGGCTGTTTCCCAATTCGCGCGACGATCTGATCGAATGCACCGCCTTGCTCGACAGTGTGCGTCGCGGCGAGCTGGATACGCTGGTGATTCCTGCCGCGCCGCTGGATGTACTGGCGCAGCAGATCATCGCCGAGGTGTCGTGCCGCGAGTGGCAGGAGGATGCGCTACTGGCGCTGGTTCGACGGGCCATGCCGTACGCGACGCTCAGCGAAGAGAACTATCAGGCGCTGCTGGCAATGCTGGCCGAGGGTTACACCACTCGCCACGGAGCGCGTGGCGCCTATCTGCACCGCGACGTGGTCAACCGCAGCCTGCGAGGTCGCCGTGGTGGCCGCCTGACCGCGCTGACTTCCGGTGGGACCATTGCCGACAATGCCGACTACAGCGTGCTGCTCGAACCGCAGGGCTTCAACATTGGCACCGTGAACGAAGACTTCGCCGTGGAAAGTCTGGCCGGTGACGTGTTTCAGTTGGGCAATACCGCTTATCGCATCATCAGGATCGAGGCGGGGCGGGTGCGGGTCGAGGATGCGCAGGGGCAGCCGCCGAACATCCCGTTCTGGCTGGGCGAAGCGCCCGGGCGCAGCGATGAGCTTTCGGCAGCGGTTGCGAGGCTGCGCGGGGAGATCGATGAACGTCTCGCGGAAATGGATTTCTGCAGGAGCGCGCTTGCTCGCGACTCTGAGACAGCAGCGGTGTCGACATTCGCGAGCAAGCTCGCTCCTGCAAAGGCAGCCGGCGAGGCTTCGCAGACCACGTCAAGGCTCCAGCCTGCCATCGACTGGCTCATGGACACACTGGGTCTGCCCGACGCCGCAGCCCGCCAGATCGTCGAATATCTGGCGCGCACGCGCTCCGCGCTGGGCGCGCTGCCGACGCAGCAGCGGCTGATCATGGAGCGCTTCTTCGACGAATCCGGCGGCACCCAGCTGGTCATTCATTCGCCGTACGGCAGCCGCATCAACCGCGCCTGGGGTCTGGCGCTGCGCAAGCGCTTCTGTCGCACCTTCAACTTCGAATTGCAGGCTGCCGCGACGGAGGATGCGATCATCTTTTCGCTATCCACCAGTCACAGCTTTCCGCTGGAGGAGGTCTGGCGGTACCTGCATTCCAACAGTGCCGAGGGCGTGCTGATCCAGGCGCTGCTCGATGCACCGCTGTTCGGCGTGCGCTGGCGCTGGAACGCCACTACGGCGCTGGCATTGCCGCGTATGGCTGGCGGACGCAAGGTGGCGCCACAGCTGCAAAGGATGAAGAGTGAGGATTTGCTCGCCACGGTCTTCCCCGATCAGGTCGCCTGCCTGGAAAACATTGTCGGCGAGCGCGAGATTCCCGAGCATCCGCTGGTGGCGCAGACGCTGGATGACTGTTTGCACGACGCCATGGACAGTGAGGGCTGGCTGGCGCTGTTACGGCGCATCGAGGGCGGCGAGATCGAACTGTCGGCCCGTGACCTGCCGATGCCATCGCCACTGGCAATGGAAGTGCTTGGCGCACGCCCTTACGCCTTCCTTGATGATGCGCCTCTGGAAGAGCGACGCACCCAGGCGGTGCTCAATCGGCGCTGGAGCGATCCGGAATCCAGCGACGACCTCGGTGCCCTGGACGCCGCAGCAATCGAAGCGGTACGCGAGGAGGCCTGGCCGCAAGCGCGCAATCCGGACGAATTGCACGAGGCGCTGATGGGGCTGGTTTGCCTGGCCGAAGCCGAGGTGCAGGCCGACCCGCAGTGGTCCGAGTGGCTGAGCGAATTGGCCCGTGGCGGTCGCGCGACACGGATGCAGGTCGCGCAGGAGCGCGCGCTCTGGTTACCCATCGAACGCCTGGCTCTGTTGCAGGCGATCTACCCCAGCGCCTGTTGTGAGCCGACCCTGACGCCGTTGCCAGGCTTCGATCTGCCGTCGAGCGAAGACGACGCGTTGCTTGAGTTGATCCGCGCGCGATTGACAGGCTTCGGCCCGTTGCGGATCCCGCTGATCGCTCGGCCGCTGGCCTTGCCTGCGTCGGCCGTCGCGCTGGCGTTGACTCGACTGGAGTCCGAAGGCTACGTGCTACGCGGTCGCTTCACGCCAGGGACGAGCGAAGAAGAATGGTGCGAACGACATTTGCTGGCGCGCATTCACCGTTACACGGTCAAGCGCCTGCGCCGTGAAATCGAGCCGGTGGAGCGCGCCGACTTCATGCGATTCCTGTTCGACTGGCAGCATCTTTCCGACGCGACGCGGATGCAGGGGCGTGACGCGCTCGGCCCGGTAGTTGAGCAGCTTGAAGGCTTCCAGGCCGCCGCCGGCGCTTGGGAGAACGATCTATTGCCGGCGCGACTGAAAGATTACGGCGGGCCCTGGCTGGACGAACTCTGCCGCTCCGGGCGCATCGTCTGGACCCGCCTGGCCGGACGTATCAAGGCCAGCAGCGGTCCTGTGCGCGGTACACCGATCGTCTTGCTGCCGCGCCGGCATCTGTCCGCCTGGTATGCGCTGGCCAGCGACGCACCGCAGCCCGAGCTGTCGTCACGCGCGCAGCGGGTATTCGAGACGTTGCAGGCGCAGGGCGCACTGTTCTTCGACGAGCTGCAACACGAAGCGCATCTGCTGCGCAGCGAGTTGGAGGATGCGCTTGGCGAGCTGGTCGCCGTGGGGCTGGTCAATGCCGACAGCTTCGCGGGCCTGCGCGCGTTGTTGGCGCCGGCGGCCAAGCGATCACGCAGCAGTCGTCAAAGCCGTGGCGGTGCCTTTATCGGTGGCATGGCCGATGCCGGACGTTGGGCGTTGGTACGCAAGGCCACCGCGACAACAGCCGATCCAGCTCCTGCACGCCGGCCACCGCTCGATCCCGAAGCCCTGGAACACATCGCCATGGTGCTGTTGCGCCGTTATGGCGTGGTGTTCTGGCGGCTGCTGGATCGCGAAGCGGACTGGCTGCCGCCATGGCGCGACCTGCTGCGCGTCTACCACCGGCTCGAGGCGCGGGGCGAGATTCGGGGCGGTCGCTTCGTTGCCGGGCTGCCGGGCGAACAGTTTGCATTGCCGGAGGCTGTCGGCCTGCTACGAGAGATCCGCAAGCGGCCGTTGTCGGGGGAAATGATCGCGGTCTCGGCGGTCGATCCGCTGAACCAGGTCGGGACGCTGCTACCGGGTGAGCGCGTGCCGGCAGTGGCGGGTAATCGCATCCTCTATCGCGACGGGGTGCCGCTGGGTTTGTTGATCGCCGGCAAACCGGAGCTGCTGGTAGAACTCGACGAAGACGATCAGCGCAAGGCGCGGCAGCTGCTTGCAGTGGCGCGTCGCTAG
- a CDS encoding methyl-accepting chemotaxis protein, translating to MSFFTPVLSLMSRARYAQKFVIILAVFMLPYCWLSSDKLSGLYRSISALEQEQLGLEALERYLAVHQAALRVAALQVVRQARDKPDVVETIDEQSKRYAAEASEFNRWLDGHGFAEQAAHPTAQAEEKKFERGTAVDTLFMHHGTPVLGHVEAMKAIAARAHLVQDQDPLVFGEMDRLFNRVLPLYQKLAQAGAYSAYLKAYGYLESATRPSVVNLGSEIAAMASSESGAGSVAEQIAAASDTLSKTYAEVTEPYTGSRFFGSDSVQLWAEDFDRYDEAAGQLDSASVSLFSTVHQQIAEQLASGRASLKAWAAALLAVVLVTLYLFAGFYLSVRGAIKVIGDGTRRFSEGDLRHDLKSRSRDELGDLTQDFNRMQSRIRELISEVAHFSASTTDKAERLNDSAADSQQAIVRQTAELELMASAISELVSSVQEVSNNSLTTAEKANRAGEQCRDGQVQVERAVVQINRLFGEMDQSLGAITAVEQESGEIAKAVDVIKSIAEQTNLLALNAAIEAARAGDQGRGFAVVADEVRSLAQRSHALTGEIYATIGRLQQQVGDAVRIIQASHHNASETVGEVTRTAVIFEGITESMGQIIDHNTQIASAAEQQAVVVENVERNTLAIKSLGEANALEASQTVEVSAEVASMTRDLHGLISHFKMAG from the coding sequence ATGTCGTTTTTCACACCTGTTCTGTCGCTGATGTCGCGAGCGCGATACGCCCAAAAATTCGTCATTATTCTCGCCGTGTTCATGCTGCCGTACTGTTGGTTGTCCAGTGACAAGCTGTCCGGGCTGTACCGCTCAATCAGCGCGCTCGAACAGGAGCAGCTCGGGCTCGAGGCGCTCGAGCGCTACCTGGCTGTACACCAGGCTGCCTTGCGCGTCGCCGCGCTGCAGGTTGTACGTCAGGCGCGCGACAAGCCCGACGTCGTCGAAACTATTGACGAGCAGAGCAAGCGCTACGCGGCTGAGGCCTCCGAATTCAATCGCTGGCTGGACGGCCACGGATTTGCCGAACAGGCGGCGCATCCTACCGCCCAGGCCGAGGAAAAGAAGTTCGAGCGCGGAACCGCCGTCGATACGTTGTTCATGCATCACGGAACGCCGGTGCTCGGGCATGTCGAGGCGATGAAAGCCATCGCGGCCCGTGCGCACCTGGTTCAGGATCAGGACCCGCTGGTGTTCGGCGAAATGGATCGTCTGTTCAACCGCGTCCTCCCGCTCTACCAGAAGCTGGCCCAAGCCGGCGCTTATAGTGCCTATCTGAAGGCCTACGGCTACCTCGAATCGGCAACCAGGCCGTCGGTAGTCAACCTTGGCAGCGAAATCGCAGCGATGGCTTCCTCCGAATCCGGTGCGGGGTCGGTTGCCGAACAGATTGCCGCGGCGTCGGACACGCTGTCGAAGACCTATGCCGAGGTTACCGAACCTTATACGGGGTCGCGGTTCTTTGGCAGCGACAGCGTGCAGCTGTGGGCGGAGGATTTCGACCGCTACGACGAGGCCGCCGGCCAGCTCGACAGTGCCTCAGTCAGCCTGTTTTCAACGGTCCATCAGCAGATCGCCGAGCAACTGGCGAGCGGGCGGGCCAGTCTTAAAGCCTGGGCGGCCGCGCTGTTGGCGGTGGTGCTGGTCACCCTTTACCTGTTTGCTGGCTTTTACCTGTCGGTGCGTGGCGCAATTAAGGTGATTGGCGACGGCACGCGGCGGTTTTCCGAGGGCGATCTCCGGCATGATCTGAAGAGTCGGTCGCGCGACGAGCTTGGCGACCTGACCCAAGATTTCAATAGGATGCAGAGCCGCATCCGCGAGCTGATCAGCGAGGTCGCGCACTTTTCGGCCTCGACCACAGACAAGGCCGAGCGTCTCAACGACAGCGCGGCCGACAGCCAGCAGGCGATCGTTCGGCAGACCGCCGAGCTTGAGTTGATGGCCAGCGCCATCAGCGAGTTGGTCAGCAGCGTGCAGGAGGTCAGCAACAATTCGCTGACCACGGCGGAGAAAGCCAACCGGGCCGGGGAGCAGTGCCGTGACGGGCAGGTTCAGGTCGAGCGCGCCGTGGTTCAGATCAATCGGCTGTTTGGCGAAATGGACCAGTCCCTCGGGGCGATCACCGCGGTGGAACAGGAGAGCGGCGAGATCGCCAAGGCCGTGGATGTGATCAAAAGCATCGCGGAGCAGACCAACTTGCTGGCACTAAACGCAGCCATCGAGGCGGCGCGGGCTGGCGACCAAGGCCGCGGGTTTGCGGTGGTCGCCGACGAGGTACGCAGCCTGGCGCAGCGCTCGCATGCTTTGACCGGCGAAATCTACGCCACCATTGGCCGCTTGCAACAGCAGGTCGGCGACGCCGTGCGGATCATCCAGGCCAGCCACCACAATGCGTCCGAAACGGTGGGAGAGGTGACCCGCACGGCGGTGATATTCGAAGGCATTACCGAAAGCATGGGGCAGATCATCGACCACAACACTCAGATTGCCTCGGCGGCCGAGCAACAGGCGGTGGTGGTGGAGAACGTCGAGCGCAACACGTTAGCGATAAAGAGTCTGGGCGAGGCCAATGCGCTTGAAGCCAGCCAGACCGTGGAGGTAAGTGCGGAGGTGGCGTCCATGACCCGCGATCTGCA
- a CDS encoding alpha-ketoglutarate-dependent dioxygenase AlkB family protein, translating into MNELPQADLRYLPRWISADTADHWLEQLLVQTPWSQPELRLYGRRFAMPRLVAWYGDAGARLRYSGLLHEPLPWTPLLTEIRQQVQREVGRGLNGVLINLYRDGQDAMGWHSDDEPELGPEPLVVSLSLGAMRRFDFRRKGASRIEHSIALEHGSLLVMGGSTQHYWQHQIARTRKVTEPRLNLTFRQITCEPAL; encoded by the coding sequence ATGAACGAGCTGCCGCAGGCCGATCTGCGCTACCTGCCGCGATGGATCAGTGCAGACACCGCTGACCATTGGCTGGAACAGCTGCTGGTACAAACGCCCTGGTCGCAACCCGAGCTCAGGCTTTATGGTCGTCGCTTCGCCATGCCGCGGCTGGTCGCCTGGTATGGCGACGCCGGTGCACGCCTGCGGTACTCCGGTCTGCTCCACGAGCCGTTGCCCTGGACGCCGTTGCTGACCGAGATTCGCCAGCAGGTGCAGCGAGAGGTTGGCCGAGGCTTGAATGGCGTGCTGATTAATCTTTATCGCGACGGCCAGGACGCAATGGGCTGGCACAGCGACGACGAGCCGGAGTTGGGGCCGGAACCGCTGGTGGTCTCGCTCAGCCTGGGCGCAATGCGGCGCTTCGATTTTCGTCGCAAGGGCGCCAGCCGTATCGAGCACTCGATCGCTCTCGAGCATGGATCGCTGCTGGTCATGGGCGGCTCGACGCAGCATTATTGGCAACATCAGATTGCCAGAACGCGCAAGGTAACCGAACCGCGCCTTAACCTGACATTCCGCCAGATCACTTGCGAGCCAGCCTTATGA
- a CDS encoding SDR family oxidoreductase, whose translation MTDTVLLITGASSGIGAATARLAAEAGYRVALAARSEHKLEQLVSDLGGPERALAIRCDVKEYAEQQAMVQQVLDHFGQLDAVYANAGMPGSEGGFSGADPEVWREMLLTNVYGVGLTLRCSIEALKASRGHLLLTGSAAGRFVIPGSMYCASKWAVTAMGLSVREELRGTGVRVTLIEPGMVDTPLFDKPPAYALQPEDIGRAVVYALSQPPHVDVNEMLIRPTPPTENR comes from the coding sequence ATGACCGATACCGTTCTTCTAATTACCGGCGCCTCCTCCGGCATCGGCGCCGCCACCGCCCGACTCGCCGCCGAGGCCGGATACCGCGTGGCCTTGGCAGCGCGCTCCGAGCATAAACTCGAGCAGCTGGTGAGCGATCTCGGCGGCCCGGAGCGCGCCTTGGCGATCCGCTGTGACGTCAAGGAATATGCCGAACAGCAGGCCATGGTGCAGCAGGTGCTGGATCATTTCGGCCAGCTCGATGCGGTCTACGCCAATGCCGGTATGCCAGGCAGCGAAGGTGGCTTCAGCGGTGCCGACCCTGAGGTCTGGCGTGAAATGCTGTTGACCAATGTGTACGGGGTCGGCCTGACCTTGCGCTGCAGCATCGAAGCACTCAAGGCCAGCCGCGGCCATTTGCTATTGACTGGTTCGGCCGCTGGCCGCTTCGTCATTCCCGGTTCGATGTACTGCGCCAGCAAGTGGGCGGTGACCGCCATGGGCCTCAGCGTCCGCGAGGAGCTGCGCGGTACGGGCGTACGGGTCACGCTGATCGAGCCGGGCATGGTTGATACCCCACTGTTCGACAAGCCGCCCGCTTACGCCCTGCAGCCGGAGGACATCGGCCGAGCAGTGGTTTACGCGCTCTCGCAGCCACCGCATGTGGACGTCAACGAGATGCTCATCCGTCCTACCCCGCCGACGGAGAACCGCTAA